TTCGTATATACTAAAGAATCGATTTATCGTTTAAGCTTGGCTATTTATTCAAGAACAATGAGCATTATTAAAACGAAATTTTCCCGCAGACAAATTATACTAGAAGATCTCCGGCTTTTATAAAAGCTGTAATCCCCTAAATAAAAACACTTTCTCTAAAACCCAATAACGCCGATGCTTTTCTAGCTGTCACGCGATGTGCCAGGCACCAAACCGTGTCACAAAATAAGCTATTTAAAATGTCAACTACATAATAAGCTAGTCCCTAATGCCAAACAAGGCGTCAAATAAATGGTGTTCTTTTATCTATCCTATGAATTAGTCTATATAATTAGTATATTGCTCTATTGTAAGACTTTTAAAGCCTTCTCTACCAAATTTGTCTTGTTCTCCTCATCCAAAGCTCTTAAGAAACGGATCAATTGGAAACACATATCCCAAGAACTAGCTGCTTTCGTAGGATCCTTCGAGTTAGCCGCACCAGTTACTAATAAATGCAAAACTTTCAAGAGCAGATCTTCGTCTTGTAAAATATTGCCAACTGATTCTGTTCCTGATTCTTTACTTGTCTGCGAAGATGGCACTGATGCAGAAGATGAACTGGTTTGTAATTCTACCCTTTTGGAACGCGATGATTCTTCTTGCTCCGCACTTGTCTCTCGGGTATGTGTATTACTATcctcttcatcttcttctggGACTTCATTAATTGTATCTTTAGCGACATTATTTGTGATATCGGcttcattataatttaaaaagacCAGTAGAAGAATACCAAGAATTGTAACTTCGCTGTTTTCAATGCACAATGCCAATAATTCTCTTGGTGTCATGTCCATACTATAGAATAAACGATTCCAATATTTCGATTCAATCTTTCTTAGACAATTGCTTACAATCTTTAACATGTTACCATGAGTACTGGTAACACTACTTATATCCTCTGCATTAGAATAATCActcattttaattaaatgtaaaattttttctagaGGCtgattttcaataatgTCATAAGATAATATCTTTTCTAATGCAAAATTATAATGCTTCAAAGTTCTATATTCATTTGTAATATCACTAGCAGAAATATGTTCATCTGCTAATTTAACGCGTATTAATTTGtccaaataaatttcatgTTTAATGGTCATTCTACAAAACCTAGTGTTAAATATACAATGTAACGAATGAACAGTGGCTGTTTCAGGAGAAACAGAGATTGGATAAAGATTTGATTCGATACTCAATGTAATTTCTGGTTTTTCCATATTCCATAGAGTGTTAATATTCATCACTAAGAAATTGTTTTCTCTTATCATATGAAtatcatcttttaaaatgtcAATCACAGTTTCTATATTATccattaatttcttcatgATTATACTTggcttctttttttcaatagatGTAGAATTATCTTCTGGTCtgttatatttcttaaataatttgtaaAAGGAATCACCAgcataaaataaaaagctATCCATATAAGTTGTAATCATCTTGATTGTACTTGGGTTAACACCCAATGCAGAAATATTCAGATGTAAGTATTTATGTATTTTCTTAATGATATTTAATCCACTTAAATGTAAAACAGATACAACATCAAAAACTATAATCTCTGTGGTAgttatcaaaataatttcactagttttataaattttttcttttattctTGTTTCagtttcttcatttttcaatttcaattttagtaatttgtattttgaTAAAGTGTTTACATGAACGCCACATGTTTTTAATGCAAATGGGATTTCATATTcccaaaataaataatcttcAACATTCTCAGCTCTTAAACCTTGCAATGGAAATCTGTAACATCTTAGACGTTCAATGTCATGTGCATCTTTAATATGGCATAATAAATATGTGCTACCTAGCCATTTCATATCTAGAATATGGAgatcattaaatattatccATACATTTGTTTCAAGGTTCTGGATTGCTAATACCTCTTTATTGGAAATACAAGCTGCCAAAAGTttcatatttgaattaattctCACTAttgaaacaaaattattgatagTTCTTGTTGgtaattttgtaatttgaaatatatcattatttgcaGAAGAATCACCGAGTGGGGAATATATGGCAATGTCATTATGGTTGTTTGTCATTATATATGTTTGTGGCGAACGTAAGTTTAATCCAGATACTTTAGCCTGTTCCCAAAATGACCAAAATAGATAGTCACCTGTGGTCGACgttaaaattaatgatttatcaAGATAAACAAAATCAGTAAAATTAAACGGCAGAGAGggatcattatcatcatcatcaatgGCTGaagtaaatatttgattaccaaatttagaaaagatATAAATTGAGTTATTTTTGGAGATTATTAATAAGGCATTGTCTGTCAATTGGTtacatattttaatttcgATTGGAGGTTTCCAAGAATAAGTAATTTGTCTCCTTTCTATATCAAAATAACAAATCTGGTTTTCATAAATAATAGCTAatgaattatcaaattgaattgttgatattaaattatctgtTGTTTGATCAAGAGTTATACTTCTCAATTTTTGGTCATTTAAATTGGCATATGAAATTTGAAGGTAGGTCTTACCATCTGTTAGTTTCCCGGAAACAAcgattaatgaattattaattaaatgaataaataatccGTTTTTAATTGGTAAAGTTTTTGaagtttttaatttaaatttttgcAAGTTTAATACTtggatattattttcagatagtaatattaaactttcttcaaatttttcaggATCCTCTTCAgataatcttttaaatgcAATAATATCACTGATATCATAGTCAAACTTCAGTATAACATTCAATCTTAGAACTAGATTTTTTATTGGTAGTTCActtaaattaatatcatctGTTGGTgttaagaaatttaaaaaccCACTTTCTTTTGTAATTGCATAAccattttgaataattctagaactcttatttttatcaaacaCAGTTAatatatcttcatcattagtatttaaatattcatgtTCTGTAGCgttaaatgataattcttgataatttaCAACAGGAACACCAAGTTCTTTAAATGTAATAATGCTATTCGATTGTCTTATGATTTGGTAAgttaatagaaaatttttttctgttaatacataaaatataattttaccaTTGTGCAaagtatataatttattataattagtCTCCATTAAACCAGATATGGTATTGGTTAAGCCCTTGGatacaaatattgatttattgGTACCAAATTCTTTTATGGATGCTTCACTACGTTCATGGCAATCAATTAATGCTAAAGGTTTAAAGTTATAAACTAAAACTCTTGTAGGAGTTAGCATGCATAGCACATTTCTCTCAGGGATTGTTACAGCTTTAATAAGCTGATTTCCATCCAcagaattttttgataattttgataaacgATCATTAATCCTTAATTTCTGCGGGGGGCTAATAGGCCATATTTGCATTCTGTATTATGATAATTGCAAAATGTTAGTGTTGTATAAAGTAATATATTGTGAActatatatcttttaatactttaaaaaaataaaaaaaaaggaaaagaaataaaccagaaaaaaaatttgtataTGAAATtctataaattataaagtagggtatatttttctttttagcCGTTTGTATTTTCCTTTActtgatttgaaattttaaaccTCGGCTAAATTACATGCAGCATCTATGATAGCGCCTCAATTTCTAGTTCAGTAGAAAGTaagtattttaataaaatttatatcaaaatttaagaagaatattaacaataatCTTTACAATAAAccatcttcattatctaTTGATTGAAAATCATCTGCTAATTTTtggtttttctttttcgaTTTTTTATCTCTCTTTCTTTGTCTTTCCTCTTCAATTAATTGGTCTTTATTCTGCAGGATATAATTTTGGATATATTCTGTATTCTTCTCCTTCTTAGCAGTATGAAGCATTATTTCCACATCGTTACATAATTCTATCCTTGTCTTTTCTAGACGGTTCAAAAGTTTATTATCCCTTTGAAAacattgtttttttgttaaaaatcTCGTGGATTTAAAACTAACTTCACCTGGTTTCATATAGCCACTTTTCCTCAAATTAGTCCAAGGtgtaattattatattgcAAGTAGGTAACTTATTACCTTGAATTGAACTTGATTTACATATTTGTAAGCAATCCAATAGTATTTCTTGTGGAACGTCATTGattgatttttcatttggtaataatcttaaatatatatggccacttgaataattatcaGCATGAAACCAAATATAagataaatctttaaatgaatattttattagtaaatcattttcaaatttgtcTTTACctgtaataatataatgaGGTTCAATTGATGGATCTGGCTGTGAtgtgaaaaaatataccaTTATGAGATGATTACTTGTGTTTTAAGAACTCCAACGTAttgtataatataaaaatattaatatttttttttctttatttttttctacttTAGTTCTTAAATTCTTACAAATCGATGAGTTCGGGAAATATAGGTATGTGTgtaaacaaaaatttcttaaagcatttataaacttacataaaaaaaataatagaatatagAGTAATggaatattaaattaatagaattgCTGCTGCAACTATGTAAGCAGCATTGGAATACCCGTTAATAGTATTCCCCATATCTTTTGATTTGGTATTTGTTAGAGAAGTGGAAGAGTTCGTAAGTGAACTAGAAGAATATGGATTGGATGTAATAGAAGATATATTATTGGTAGTAGGTTTTAGGCTAGTAGAGTTAAAATTGGAATATGTACTTTGAGGTTTGGTAGAGGAAGATATAGAAGCGCCTACGCTTgtagatgatgatgatgatgatgatgtaATGGCTTCATTAGAAGTAAGGAAATCAGCAGGAACTTTAACCGCAGTTAAACTTACACTGCTTAGCATTGATTCATACCAAGGGAATGCAGTGATAAAGGTATTAAATTCGTCAAATGGGAAGGTCTTGATAATGTCggattttaaatcaattgagCTTGGAATACCTGCTAGATGATTATAATAATCGGCCAATTTTTGGggtaattttatattttcttggCCCATGTAAGATGTATAAACTTGAAATCTTgtattaaaatcatttaaaaattccaaGAAAAGGGAATAATCCACGTCGGCGGCTTTGGATCTTGCCACTTGTGTAACATCTTGTGCAATTACTATTTGTAACGCGCTaactaaataaattattatttggtatTTTAACATGAgggaaattttttgaatgtATATAGGGATGGTGATGGTTTGATCAAACATTCATCTTGGAAAGACAATTAATcaaaagaatgaaaaaaaaaaaaccatCATCTTTTGTATGGTTTTTGtattgaattattcaattaaagCAGAATTTCCCGATTAGGCGATGAATGAAATATTTCGATGAGTTGAggatcaaaaaaaaataaaaaataaaaaaaattaaggtTACATTCACAGGTGGTAGCGCCGCTCACATATGTGGATGAAATCGGGATTTATCGAATGCTTACCAATAAACActtgattttttctaaaCGAGCAAAACGTTAAACGACtagaatatatatgaatgaaaaataattaaaaaaatttaagaaaaatgtaaatacgcgttcaaatgatgataaacAAACTAcatgatatatatatatatatatatat
The window above is part of the Henningerozyma blattae CBS 6284 chromosome 2, complete genome genome. Proteins encoded here:
- the RIC1 gene encoding Ric1p (similar to Saccharomyces cerevisiae RIC1 (YLR039C); ancestral locus Anc_2.402) produces the protein MQIWPISPPQKLRINDRLSKLSKNSVDGNQLIKAVTIPERNVLCMLTPTRVLVYNFKPLALIDCHERSEASIKEFGTNKSIFVSKGLTNTISGLMETNYNKLYTLHNGKIIFYVLTEKNFLLTYQIIRQSNSIITFKELGVPVVNYQELSFNATEHEYLNTNDEDILTVFDKNKSSRIIQNGYAITKESGFLNFLTPTDDINLSELPIKNLVLRLNVILKFDYDISDIIAFKRLSEEDPEKFEESLILLSENNIQVLNLQKFKLKTSKTLPIKNGLFIHLINNSLIVVSGKLTDGKTYLQISYANLNDQKLRSITLDQTTDNLISTIQFDNSLAIIYENQICYFDIERRQITYSWKPPIEIKICNQLTDNALLIISKNNSIYIFSKFGNQIFTSAIDDDDNDPSLPFNFTDFVYLDKSLILTSTTGDYLFWSFWEQAKVSGLNLRSPQTYIMTNNHNDIAIYSPLGDSSANNDIFQITKLPTRTINNFVSIVRINSNMKLLAACISNKEVLAIQNLETNVWIIFNDLHILDMKWLGSTYLLCHIKDAHDIERLRCYRFPLQGLRAENVEDYLFWEYEIPFALKTCGVHVNTLSKYKLLKLKLKNEETETRIKEKIYKTSEIILITTTEIIVFDVVSVLHLSGLNIIKKIHKYLHLNISALGVNPSTIKMITTYMDSFLFYAGDSFYKLFKKYNRPEDNSTSIEKKKPSIIMKKLMDNIETVIDILKDDIHMIRENNFLVMNINTLWNMEKPEITLSIESNLYPISVSPETATVHSLHCIFNTRFCRMTIKHEIYLDKLIRVKLADEHISASDITNEYRTLKHYNFALEKILSYDIIENQPLEKILHLIKMSDYSNAEDISSVTSTHGNMLKIVSNCLRKIESKYWNRLFYSMDMTPRELLALCIENSEVTILGILLLVFLNYNEADITNNVAKDTINEVPEEDEEDSNTHTRETSAEQEESSRSKRVELQTSSSSASVPSSQTSKESGTESVGNILQDEDLLLKVLHLLVTGAANSKDPTKAASSWDMCFQLIRFLRALDEENKTNLVEKALKVLQ
- the JLP2 gene encoding Jlp2p (similar to Saccharomyces cerevisiae JLP2 (YMR132C); ancestral locus Anc_2.400) produces the protein MVYFFTSQPDPSIEPHYIITGKDKFENDLLIKYSFKDLSYIWFHADNYSSGHIYLRLLPNEKSINDVPQEILLDCLQICKSSSIQGNKLPTCNIIITPWTNLRKSGYMKPGEVSFKSTRFLTKKQCFQRDNKLLNRLEKTRIELCNDVEIMLHTAKKEKNTEYIQNYILQNKDQLIEEERQRKRDKKSKKKNQKLADDFQSIDNEDGLL
- the AFB1 gene encoding Afb1p (similar to Saccharomyces cerevisiae YLR040C; ancestral locus Anc_2.398) encodes the protein MLKYQIIIYLVSALQIVIAQDVTQVARSKAADVDYSLFLEFLNDFNTRFQVYTSYMGQENIKLPQKLADYYNHLAGIPSSIDLKSDIIKTFPFDEFNTFITAFPWYESMLSSVSLTAVKVPADFLTSNEAITSSSSSSSTSVGASISSSTKPQSTYSNFNSTSLKPTTNNISSITSNPYSSSSLTNSSTSLTNTKSKDMGNTINGYSNAAYIVAAAILLI